One Plasmodium coatneyi strain Hackeri chromosome 14, complete sequence genomic window carries:
- a CDS encoding Myosin d: MASPQPKSNETFYYSNISNVREDSGKGSTNGAGAPKRDGSFERKDSDKLHSEKYVWCFYNNMYKKMETCGFSESEKAYTLKRKGETLENVPAEKVIPCLKEHIQLDSENNVDIIQLNEPNVLENLKNRYAKNKIYTFHASLLLAINPYKQIEGLYGVKSMNRYLNKFGTGCLKRGKNSNLSDKRSGPAHIYDIGNMAYRNMVLKRKRQTIVVSGHSGSGKTENCKILFKYFHYIFFHKNGGSRGGEEHGADSTEEEEGVKAKADVDAEADADVELAGVVANRRRIDKLIYINSIIEAMSNAKTIKNNNSSRCGRINDLVFEERKKTDETIFHYCFSYIKILILLLEINRCISHNKGERNFHIFYQVIRGLTDAQLGERGLVRDVHRYRILTCSNDCDTVFSTDESAPEEERKDEKNFHHLLDGLRYIQYDEGRISELVDVIAGVIHLGQIDPGGEENDEKMDNEEFDVSNPNSDSYKNACACLRLPVADLRSMIRFKCIHVSGERIRTHRSKDNSMYTLHSLIKVIYKNLFSKVVNDINRTHLSDKESEEIMNESVYSKNNNIISILDLYGFEDLLSNDFEQLCINLANEKLNNYYILNEVEKEKLIHREENILWKEVPIPNYKDTIHFVEKLFSHLDDITKLNSSGQKKGDENFFSYLLNNERSYLEKGTYGFVSSRDGTHTDKRHSIQRNVFFVRHYAGCVVYTVNDWIRKNSDRVEGEIEELIGQSGNSFLHRGATTSGHGDPVRGSTQAEPTIPPFRGEVGVSKLQNKDDVAQRSDANCFLASTRGVPTTESSHPTCNKSILSVSKKYIKELDKLFCNMEKTDLHYIRCILPNEQMREDNFKRRLIYTQLKQCGAIEMVKIVNRGLSHKVLKGEFLDRCVKDIPKELQHCRQDDIVYYFMRLFGEKRTFQLGTNYIFMGSSVYTEVHAYLYGDHSDRIGSHPPMDGRKEKILQEIRAMRFRRSVLVVRIHNWMNSHYRIYLNKKKKMKEKACDYMFKVYLIFKTVMSVKRSLGYNVRRLERVLAGKAYGGFFKQVRTVRGGKYKKGGIPFGGAVRSKVRAGDGTKKDTKEEGNKEDIKEDTKEDTKEDTKECTEEGSVPNLHPPPCDNADTNGLTNVAPEIFVATPDNYHHVYNNIDWVVIFLEKKVHLYNVGYTFERVCKKYLPNFDAVTVRKLPRGGDSPHAQFDIDNHIPPPIHCIGQHPLYKNIFLAVDADLSVRIFTYPTLDSIKSFLKRKIELMKRGSEDIPSTYLPQLHRSRRFAAPSGGTTQSTQPTQPGDLFSEENLNMFMHMYKDVYVLSSLGKPAGGGEVTEGGDAEPHMKTTRRKREECTLLKRIKKEEYMEEDMYSNPSFKIIKVTFFPTTLSHFMCLSYAQIGQDHYLLVTLVNCFSKPIYHYTTKINISNSIQNEHFRRFFLQWCDDSLPNGAIESVSRCPVEGSKLPPGDENEEEKKKTYLDKYLSTIKMSVINNSHVVIHGACLLSLVEVQRYEMCSAEVSIRDYEYRYLRVVFNLMCFEVFSHVWDEHLGKLSHDLKHNLVVDDLFGWGEKRNSRPQRKNTRICLNGSANLDTCANLGGPRGEVVKQVYETALREPSSDRSFYVFSPRGEIYLLTNGGQAGSPEDLFRHGPWGIRKFSFRRSKREEATTEGPNGESENEGKDVPPCSYYGIFHMNVSYFYKQEYYKSFVTLNPSVQATIRKYASSDEAVMGVSRCIRTSFLPDVCILREWQGGHFGGVKRDCLYYSLKNGGEAMTLCQGEGQPPPLPDNSTTRACSPLGHLDTLLLLRHNNRDGSYALEFFNIVSGKGKVVPLE; this comes from the exons ATGGCGTCTCCACAACCTAAGAGCAATGAAACGTTTTACTATTCGAACATATCCAATGTGAGGGAGGACAGCGGGAAGGGATCGACGAACGGTGCAGGTGCGCCGAAACGAGACGGATCTTTTGAAAGAAAGGACAGTGATAAGCTGCACTCGGAAAAGTATGTGTGGTGCTTCTACAACAACATGTACAAGAAGATGGAGACATGCGGATTCAGCGAATCGGAAAAAGCTTATACCCTTAAGA GAAAAGGAGAGACCCTGGAGAATGTTCCCGCAGAGAAGGTCATCCCGTGCCTGAAGGAGCACATCCAGTTAGACAGCGAAAACAACGTCGACATAATACAACTGAATGAACCCAACGTGCTagagaatttaaaaaaccgATACGCGAAGAACAAGATATACACCTTCCATGCGTCCCTCTTGCTGGCCATAAACCCGTACAAGCAGATCGAGGGACTCTACGGGGTGAAGAGTATGAATCGGtatttgaacaaatttgGGACGGGTTGCCTAAAAAGAGGCAAGAACAGCAACCTCAGTGATAAGCGTAGCGGCCCTGCCCACATCTACGACATCGGGAACATGGCCTACAGGAATATGGTGCTGAAGAGGAAGCGGCAAACCATCGTCGTCTCTGGGCACAGCGGAAGTGGGAAAAcggaaaattgtaaaattctGTTCAAGTACTTTCActacattttcttccacaaaaatggggggagCCGGGGAGGAGAAGAACACGGGGCAGACAGcacagaggaagaggaaggcgTGAAAGCAAAAGCAGACGTAGATGCAGAGGCAGATGCAGACGTTGAATTGGCAGGCGTCGTGGCAAACCGCCGACGGATCGACAAGCTAATATACATTAACAGCATCATCGAGGCCATGAGTAACGCCAAGACGAtcaagaacaacaacagcagcaggtGCGGACGCATTAACGACTTGGTGTttgaggagaggaagaagacagACGAGACCATCTTCCATTACTGCTTCTCCTATATTAAGATTCTGATCCTCCTGCTGGAAATAAATCGGTGCATTAGTCAcaacaagggggaaaggaattttcacattttctacCAAGTCATTAGGGGGTTGACCGATGCCCAGTTGGGTGAGAGGGGGCTGGTGCGGGACGTTCATCGGTACAGGATTCTCACCTGTTCCAACGATTGTGATACTGTATTTTCCACTGATGAATCTGCCCCTGAGGAGGAGCGGAAAGACGAGAAGAATTTTCACCATCTGTTGGATGGCCTGAGGTACATACAGTACGACGAAGGTAGGATAAGTGAGCTCGTAGATGTGATCGCTGGGGTTATTCACTTGGGGCAGATTGATCCcggtggggaagaaaacgatgaaaaaatggacaatgAGGAGTTCGACGTGTCGAACCCAAACAGTGATAGCTACAAAAATGCATGCGCCTGTTTGCGGTTGCCCGTTGCTGATCTACGGAGCATGATCAGGTTCAAATGTATTCACGTCTCAGGGGAAAGGATCAGAACCCATCGGAGTAAGGACAATTCGATGTACACTCTACACAGCTTAATAAAGGTGATATATAAGAACCTATTTAGCAAAGTGGTGAATGACATAAATCGGACGCATCTATCCGATAAGGAGAGTGAAGAAATTATGAATGAGTCTGTATACTCCAAGAATAATAACATCATTTCGATTCTGGACCTATACGGGTTCGAGGATCTACTTTCCAATGACTTTGAGCAGCTCTGTATCAATCTAGCCAATGAAAAGTTAAACAATTACTACATTCTGAACGAAGtagagaaggagaagctCATCCATAGGGAGGAGAATATCCTTTGGAAGGAGGTTCCTATTCCTAATTATAAGGACACGATCCATTTTgtggaaaaattattctcaCATCTGGATGATATAACGAAGCTGAATAGCTCTGGACAGAAGAAAGGGGACGAGAATTTCTTCTCCTACCTGCTGAATAATGAGAGGAGCTATCTGGAGAAGGGCACGTACGGCTTTGTCAGCAGCAGGGATGGCACCCACACGGATAAAAGGCATAGCATACAGAGGAATGTGTTCTTTGTGAGGCACTACGCGGGGTGCGTGGTCTACACGGTGAACGACTGgataaggaagaacagcGACCGGGTCGAGGGGGAGATAGAGGAGTTGATTGGCCAGTCGGGCAACTCGTTCCTTCACCGGGGGGCAACAACAAGTGGACATGGTGATCCAGTCAGGGGGAGCACCCAAGCAGAACCAACCATTCCCCCCTTCAGGGGTGAAGTAGGTGTGAGTAAATTACAAAATAAGGATGACGTAGCCCAGCGAAGTGACGCAAACTGCTTTTTGGCCTCCACAAGGGGGGTACCCACTACGGAGAGCAGCCACCCCACCTGCAACAAGAGCATTCTGAGTGTTAgtaaaaagtatataaaggAGCTAGACAAGTTATTCTGCAACATGGAAAAGACGGACCTCCATTACATTAGGTGCATACTGCCAAACGAGCAGATGAGGGAAGACAACTTCAAGAGGAGACTTATCTACACGCAGTTGAAGCAATGTGGAGCGATTGAAATggtgaaaattgtaaatagaGGATTGTCCCACAAGGTGCTCAAAGGAGAGTTCCTAGACAGGTGCGTTAAGGATATTCCGAAAGAGCTGCAACACTGTAGGCAGGATGACATCGTTTACTACTTCATGCGCCTATTTGGGGAGAAACGCACCTTCCAGTTGGGAACCAATTACATTTTCATGGGATCAAGTGTGTACACAGAGGTGCATGCCTACTTGTATGGTGATCACTCCGATCGGATCGGTAGTCATCCCCCTATGGAtgggagaaaagaaaaaatcctCCAAGAAATAAGAGCCATGCGGTTTAGGAGGTCCGTCTTAGTGGTAAGGATACACAACTGGATGAACAGTCACTATAGGATCTacttgaataaaaaaaaaaaaatgaaggaaaaggccTGCGACTATATGTTTAAAgtgtatttaatttttaagaCGGTGATGAGTGTGAAGAGGAGTCTGGGTTACAACGTCCGTCGATTGGAGAGGGTGCTGGCGGGGAAGGCGTACGGCGGGTTCTTCAAGCAGGTAAGGACGGtgagggggggaaagtaCAAGAAGGGGGGGATCCCCTTCGGCGGAGCAGTGCGTTCGAAGGTTCGTGCGGGGGATGGCACTAAAAAAGacacaaaagaggaaggCAATAAAGAGGACATTAAAGAGGACACTAAGGAAGATACTAAGGAAGACACTAAGGAATGCACTGAAGAAGGATCAGTACCGAACTTGCACCCACCCCCTTGCGATAATGCAGACACAAACGGGCTGACCAACGTGGCGCCGGAAATATTTGTGGCCACCCCGGATAATTACCACCACGTGTATAATAACATCGACTGGGTGGTAATATTCCTAGAGAAGAAGGTGCACCTGTACAACGTTGGTTATACCTTCGAGCGGGTGTGCAAAAAGTACCTTCCAAATTTTGATGCCGTCACGGTGAGGAAACTTCCTAGAGGAGGTGACTCTCCCCATGCACAGTTTGATATAGACAACCACATACCTCCCCCCATTCATTGTATTGGCCAGCACCCCCTCTACAAGAATATATTCCTAGCGGTGGACGCGGACTTATCTGTGCGTATCTTTACCTACCCCACGTTGGATTCCATTAAAAGTTTcctaaaaaggaagatcGAGTTGATGAAGCGGGGGAGTGAGGACATACCCAGCACGTACCTGCCGCAGTTGCATCGGAGTAGGAGATTTGCAGCACCCTCAGGAGGAACGACGCAGTCAACCCAACCAACCCAACCAGGTGACCTCTTCAGCGAGGAAAACCTTAACATGttcatgcatatgtataaagATGTGTATGTATTAAGCTCGTTAGGCAAACCAGCAGGGGGGGGAGAAGTCACGGAAGGAGGGGACGCGGAACCACACATGAAAACAACGCGAAGAAAGCGAGAAGAGTGCACCTTACTCAagcgaataaaaaaagaagaatacaTGGAAGAGGATATGTACTCTAacccttcctttaaaattataaaggtGACCTTCTTCCCAACAACCCTTAGCCACTTCATGTGTCTATCCTACGCACAGATAGGACAGGACCATTACTTGCTGGTCACCTTAGTGAACTGCTTCTCCAAGCCGATCTACCATTACACGACGAAAATTAACATAAGCAACTCTATCCAGAATGAGCACTTTAGGAGGTTCTTTCTACAATGGTGTGATGACTCTCTTCCTAACGGTGCAATAGAATCGGTCAGCAGATGCCCCGTGGAGGGAAGCAAACTCCCCCCAGGGGATGAAAacgaagaagagaaaaaaaaaacttaccTGGACAAGTATCTCAGTACAATAAAAATGTCTGTAATTAACAACTCACATGTGGTTATTCACGGAGCGTGTCTTCTTTCCCTGGTGGAAGTACAGCGTTACGAAATGTGCTCTGCAGAAGTGTCTATACGCGATTATGAATACAGGTATTTGCGCGTGGTATTCAACCTGATGTGCTTTGAAGTCTTTAGCCACGTGTGGGATGAGCATTTGGGGAAATTGTCCCACGATCTGAAGCACAACTTGGTTGTGGATGATCTGTTTGGGTGGGGTGAAAAGCGGAATAGCAGGCCGCAGCGGAAGAATACTCGCATTTGCCTGAACGGGTCAGCTAATCTTGATACGTGTGCCAACTTGGGAGGACCTCGTGGCGAAGTGGTGAAGCAGGTCTACGAAACAGCCCTGCGGGAACCGTCCTCCGATCGCTCCTTTTATGTATTTTCCCCACGGGGCGAAATATACCTGTTGACGAATGGCGGGCAGGCGGGTTCTCCTGAGGACCTCTTTCGCCACGGCCCTTGGGGGATTCGCAAATTCTCATTCAGGCGGTCAAAGAGGGAGGAAGCCACAACGGAAGGGCCAAATGGGGAGAGTGAAAACGAAGGGAAAGACGTCCCACCGTGCAGTTACTACGGAATCTTCCACATGAATGTTAGCTACTTTTACAAACAGGAGTATTACAAAAGTTTCGTAACGTTAAATCCGTCTGTTCAGGCGACAATTAGAAAATATGCCTCCAGTGACGAGGCAGTCATGGGGGTGAGCAGATGCATCAGAACATCCTTCCTCCCCGATGTGTGCATTTTGCGTGAGTGGCAGGGTGGCCATTTCGGGGGTGTGAAGCGGGACTGCCTCTACTACAGTCTGAAGAATGGTGGGGAGGCCATGACCCTCTGCCAAGGGGAGGGGCAACCGCCGCCCCTGCCTGATAACTCGAC CACCCGTGCGTGCAGTCCTCTGGGCCACTTGGATACCCTATTACTTCTG AGACATAACAACAGGGACGGTTCCTACGCACTGGAGTTTTTCAACATAGTGAGtggaaaggggaaagtggTTCCCCTGGAATGA
- a CDS encoding T-complex protein 1 subunit gamma → MEHHSGRIAERRKKSFGIDISSPMLKNPGAVLVFKPNTKREEGRKTQLSNIQASRAVSEIVKTTLGPMAMLKMMLDPLGGIVITNDGNSILREIDVAHPAAKSLIELSRSQDEEVGDGTTSVVILSGELLSIAEIFLKQKIHPTIIVNCYMDALNKVVKFLESIAIQVDVNDEKSLLKAIDSCLSTKFVNRYNKMVSTLALQAVQCVKVESNVMGRKEIDIKRYAKVEKIPGGDITDSYVLKGVMLNKDIVHPKMRRRIKNPRILLLDCTLEYKKAESQTNVEILDEETWNQLLLQEEIEVKKLCEHIIDSRCDIVVTEKGVSDLAQHFLVKKNISVIRRVRKTDLNRLERVSGATIVNRCDEIVESDIGTKCGLFEVKKIGDDYYAHFIECENPRACTILLRGSTKDVLNEVERNLHDGMNVAKNIILEGKLLYGGGCTEMRVGQHLISQASQYDDSRKSIMEAVGSALEIIPKILAQNSGANVVKTINELRIKHETPGGEKFGVDGITGEIIDVSTKNIWDLLAVKKQIYKSAIEAAAMILRIDDVVSGIGKEDKLQKPVQNEFD, encoded by the exons ATGGAGCACCACAGCGGCCGCATAGCAGAAAG gagaaaaaaatcctttgGAATTGATATATCCAGTCCG ATGCTGAAGAATCCAGGTGCAGTCCTCGTTTTCAAGCCGAACACGAAGAGGGAGGAGGGTCGCAAGACCCAGCTGTCCAACATACAG GCCAGCCGCGCAGTGAGCGAAATCGTGAAGACGACGTTAGGCCCCATGGCGATGCTGAAGATGATGCTGGACCCACTAGGAGGCATAGTGATAACCAATGACGGAAATTCCATCCTTCGAGAAATTGACGTGGCACACCCTGCAGCAAAGTCACTGATCGAATTGAGCAGATCACAGGATGAAGAAGTAGGAGATGGAACTACCTCGGTGGTAATCCTCTCGGGAGAGTTACTTAGCATAGCAGAGATATTTCTGAAGCAGAAGATACACCCAACTATTATAGTGAACTGTTACATGGATGCACTGAATAAGGTGGTGAAATTTTTAGAGTCTATTGCGATTCAGGTAGATGTAAACGATGAGAAGAGTTTACTGAAGGCCATCGATTCATGTCTGAGCACCAAGTTTGTGAACAGATACAACAAAATGGTAAGTACCTTAGCTCTACAAGCAGTACAGTGTGTAAAAGTAGAATCCAACGTcatgggaaggaaagaaatagaTATAAAAAGATATGCAAAAGTGGAGAAGATTCCTGGAGGGGATATCACAGACAGCTATGTATTGAAAGGAGTGATGCTAAACAAGGATATTGTTCACccaaaaatgaggagaagaatCAAGAACCCAAGGATCCTTCTTCTAGACTGTACCTTGGAATATAAGAAGGCGGAAAGTCAAACGAATGTGGAGATCCTTGATGAGGAGACGTGGAACCAACTCCTCCTACAGGAAGAGATAGAAGTGAAAAAGTTGTGTGAACACATTATAGACAGTAGATGTGATATCGTCGTTACGGAAAAAGGAGTTTCTGATTTGGCACAACATTTtctcgttaaaaaaaatattagtgTTATTAGAAGGGTGAGGAAAACTGACCTGAACAGACTTGAAAGAGTCAGTGGTGCTACCATTGTAAATAGATGTGACGAAATAGTGGAAAGCGATATCGGAACAAAGTGTGGACTATtcgaagtgaagaaaattggAGATGATTATTACGCCCACTTTATAGAATGTGAGAACCCACGGGCATGCACCATTCTGTTGAGAGGATCAACGAAGGATGTGCTGAACGAAGTCGAGAGGAACCTTCACGACGGAATGAACGTTGCAAAGAATATCATTTTGGAGGGAAAACTACTTTACGGTGGTGGGTGTACTGAGATGAGGGTAGGACAACATCTGATCAGTCAAGCTAGCCAATATGATGATTCTAGAAAAAGCATAATGGAAGCTGTGGGTTCTGCGTTAGAGATCATTCCAAAAATTCTGGCCCAAAATAGTGGAGCTAATGTTGTAAAAACGATCAATGAACTCAGGATAAAACATGAAACCCCAGGGGGAGAGAAGTTTGGGGTGGATGGTATCACGGGGGAAATCATCGACGTATCGACCAAGAACATTTGGGACCTGCTTGCTGTGAAGAAGCAGATATACAAGAGCGCCATCGAGGCCGCAGCCATGATTCTGCGTATCGACGACGTGGTCAGCGGGATAGGCAAGGAGGACAAGCTGCAGAAGCCCGTGCAGAACGAGTTCGACTAG
- a CDS encoding Macrophage migration inhibitory factor-like protein gives MPCCQVSTNINVSDDDAKKALTQIENAISQVMNKPMGYIMSNLDYQKHMRFGGSHDGFCFVRVTSISGISKSNNTALADKITKILASTIKVKSERVFIEFKDCAAQNFAFNGSLFG, from the exons ATGCCGTGTTGCCAAGTTTCTACAAACATTAACGTTTCCGATGATGACGCGAAGAAGGCGCTCACGCAGATAGAGAATG CCATATCCCAAGTGATGAACAAGCCCATGGGGTATATTATGAGCAACCTGGACTACCAGAAGCACATGCGTTTTGGCGGCAGCCACGACGGCTTCTGCTTCGTAAGGGTCACCAGCATAAGTGGAATAAGCAAGTCGAACAACACTGCCCTGGCAGATAAAATTACCAAGATTCTGGCTAGCACCATAAAAGTGAAGTCGGAACGCGTCTTCATTGAATTTAAGGATTGCGCCGCGCAAAACTTTGCCTTCAACGGGTCGCTCTTCGGCTGA